A DNA window from Candidatus Zixiibacteriota bacterium contains the following coding sequences:
- a CDS encoding FeoA domain-containing protein gives MRFWGSSEKKGPSINKSQKGGQLHLSDARVGQVYTMLGLEGGHGIREKIYSMGLNPGVSFIILINSGSGPIEIEVRQTKLAIGRGMANKIRISDNGTPG, from the coding sequence ATGCGATTCTGGGGAAGTTCAGAGAAAAAGGGACCTTCAATAAATAAATCTCAAAAGGGTGGCCAGCTACACCTTTCGGATGCGCGGGTTGGCCAGGTTTATACTATGCTTGGTCTCGAGGGTGGGCATGGAATTAGAGAGAAGATATATTCTATGGGGCTTAATCCCGGCGTAAGTTTCATAATATTAATAAATTCTGGTAGTGGACCTATCGAAATTGAAGTTCGCCAGACAAAGCTTGCCATAGGCAGAGGTATGGCTAATAAAATCAGAATCAGCGATAATGGAACCCCGGGATAA